The following proteins come from a genomic window of Nitrosopumilaceae archaeon AB1(1):
- a CDS encoding DUF2341 domain-containing protein codes for MHNSYHSSVMILSLTAIIVLSATLLFPLDSAFGQIASTNIDGDTIIISHSDGRPLSYKNSVNVTILNSVFTFNPPNYNIINYSNADTNTVSIVVSPSILPTTSLSLSYAHRPLNLIQVQFDNFPGSLASFNVSVTNNVVLSPPSFSSAYTDTTGSHITVVFSENIAVGSTTFLSDFAIINSSASVNSITSNNATSIILSLNSALSFGDSPLLSYNDTGTNITNSLHPTLSLANFTNQPITNNVLSHPIFVNAYTNQQGDIITVNFDREITLISTTSPTDFTVNILGIATTGITRHNDTAINLTLDSSISFTSLTSSLTLSYNQTTSNITDANNLSLANFTNQPITNNVPFFDLPSLWDTRQKITINSNQITTTLQNFTLLVSISDSALSRSSVLPNGADIIFTNSDGFTILEHEIESFTNNATTGTLVAWVRLPTLSNTSDTVLYMYYNVSSAATIIHDNVWDSDYEIIYHMD; via the coding sequence TTGCATAATTCCTATCATTCATCTGTGATGATTCTCTCTTTAACTGCTATTATCGTTCTCTCTGCCACTTTGCTCTTTCCACTAGATTCAGCTTTTGGACAAATTGCATCTACTAATATTGATGGTGATACGATAATTATATCTCATAGTGATGGTCGTCCTTTGTCATACAAAAATTCAGTTAATGTGACTATTCTAAATTCAGTTTTTACGTTTAATCCTCCCAACTATAACATAATTAATTATTCTAATGCTGACACTAATACTGTCTCCATAGTTGTATCTCCGTCCATACTTCCTACTACTAGTCTTAGTCTATCTTATGCTCATCGCCCTCTAAATCTGATACAAGTTCAATTTGATAATTTCCCCGGTAGTCTTGCCTCCTTTAATGTTAGTGTAACAAATAATGTAGTTCTGTCTCCTCCTAGTTTTAGTAGCGCGTATACTGATACAACTGGTAGCCATATTACTGTTGTATTTTCTGAAAATATTGCAGTAGGTAGTACTACATTCCTTAGCGACTTTGCTATAATTAATTCATCTGCTTCTGTGAATAGTATAACTAGTAATAATGCAACTTCTATAATTCTTTCACTAAACTCTGCCCTATCTTTTGGCGACTCTCCACTTTTATCATACAACGATACGGGCACAAATATCACTAATAGTCTACACCCTACTTTATCACTTGCAAACTTTACAAATCAACCAATCACTAATAATGTTCTATCACATCCAATCTTTGTTAACGCCTATACAAACCAGCAAGGTGACATCATTACTGTCAACTTTGATAGAGAAATCACTCTTATCAGTACCACTTCTCCAACTGACTTTACAGTAAATATTTTAGGTATTGCTACAACTGGTATAACTAGACATAATGACACTGCAATCAATCTAACACTAGACTCTAGTATTTCATTCACATCACTCACATCATCATTAACACTATCATATAATCAAACAACTAGTAATATTACAGATGCAAATAATTTATCACTTGCAAACTTTACAAATCAACCAATCACTAATAATGTTCCATTTTTTGATTTACCTTCCTTGTGGGATACTAGACAGAAAATTACTATTAACAGTAACCAAATAACTACAACTCTTCAAAACTTTACCCTTCTAGTAAGTATCTCTGATTCTGCTTTGAGCCGTTCAAGTGTTCTACCTAACGGAGCTGATATTATTTTCACTAACAGTGATGGATTTACTATATTAGAGCATGAAATTGAGTCATTTACTAATAATGCTACTACCGGTACTCTAGTAGCTTGGGTTCGTCTACCTACTTTGAGCAATACCAGTGATACTGTACTCTACATGTATTATAATGTCTCATCAGCGGCAACTATTATACATGATAATGTTTGGGATTCAGACTATGAAATAATTTATCACATGGATTAA
- a CDS encoding ribosome biogenesis/translation initiation ATPase RLI, whose product MTHRVSVLDKELCQPRKCGLECIKYCPVNKSGSECIVLNEETKKAQIDENICNGCGICVKVCPFDAITIVNLATELKTDKIHQYGPNSFRLYKIPTPKKGEVVGLLGRNGMGKSTVVNILSGSIMPNLGRYDDPPQWDEVLQYYSGTELKRHFESIKNGNIRASIKPQQVVNIANVYKGTGKELIEKYDERGVSGQMIKQLGLENSINKDLKEISGGELQRIAIAVAASKDVDFYFFDEPSSYIDIYQRTGVAQTIQGLADIGKSVMVVEHDLTMLDYLSDYIEVLYGEPAAYGIVSGMMSSKVGINVFLDGYLPAENVRFRDKAFRFDASTSTDSIRSETKVITYPKLEKRYQSFSVTIEPGSLHKGEVLGIMGGNALGKTTMMKMLTGIERPDVGMVSKKIKIAYKPQYLNNDTDIEVVSVLDRANDGHVEGSIEEEQILEPLRMKKLYNKSLKNLSGGELQKVAISTCLLQKVDIYALDEPSAFLDVENRIAVAKFLQKFVRSFGRSAIVIDHDLQLMDLISDSIIIFKGVTGLNGHSTSPMPKSKGMNEFLQSLDITFRRDEKSLRPRINKSLSRLDKEQKTRKNYYYK is encoded by the coding sequence ATGACTCACAGAGTATCTGTATTAGACAAAGAACTGTGCCAGCCTAGAAAATGTGGACTAGAATGCATAAAATACTGTCCAGTAAATAAATCAGGTTCAGAGTGTATTGTACTAAATGAGGAGACNAAAAAAGCTCAAATTGATGAAAATATCTGCAATGGGTGTGGAATCTGTGTAAAAGTCTGTCCATTTGATGCAATCACAATAGTAAATCTAGCGACAGAATTAAAAACTGATAAAATACACCAGTACGGTCCAAATTCATTTAGGTTGTACAAAATACCTACCCCAAAAAAAGGAGAGGTCGTAGGACTGTTGGGCAGAAACGGAATGGGAAAGAGTACTGTGGTTAATATTTTATCTGGTAGTATAATGCCAAATTTAGGAAGATACGACGATCCTCCACAATGGGATGAGGTTTTACAATATTATTCAGGGACAGAATTAAAGAGACATTTTGAATCTATAAAAAATGGTAATATTCGTGCATCAATAAAACCACAACAGGTAGTAAATATCGCAAATGTGTACAAGGGAACAGGTAAAGAGCTGATTGAAAAATATGACGAACGCGGTGTATCTGGTCAAATGATTAAACAATTGGGTTTGGAAAATTCCATAAATAAAGATCTAAAAGAAATTAGTGGTGGGGAATTACAAAGAATTGCAATCGCAGTAGCAGCCTCCAAGGATGTAGATTTTTACTTTTTTGATGAACCATCTTCGTATATTGACATCTATCAGAGAACAGGTGTGGCACAGACAATACAAGGATTGGCAGATATTGGTAAAAGTGTCATGGTTGTAGAACATGATCTTACCATGTTGGATTATCTTTCAGACTATATCGAGGTATTGTATGGGGAACCGGCAGCATACGGAATTGTGTCAGGAATGATGTCGTCCAAAGTTGGAATAAATGTATTTTTAGATGGATATCTTCCAGCAGAAAATGTTAGATTCAGAGATAAAGCATTTCGTTTTGATGCATCAACATCTACAGATAGTATACGATCTGAGACCAAAGTAATCACATATCCAAAACTTGAAAAAAGATATCAGTCATTTTCCGTAACCATTGAACCTGGCAGTCTGCACAAGGGAGAGGTATTAGGAATAATGGGAGGAAACGCTTTAGGAAAAACAACCATGATGAAGATGTTAACCGGTATTGAGAGACCAGATGTGGGCATGGTATCTAAGAAAATAAAGATCGCATACAAGCCGCAGTATTTGAACAATGATACTGACATAGAAGTTGTATCAGTATTGGATCGCGCCAACGATGGACATGTGGAGGGAAGTATTGAGGAAGAACAGATTCTTGAACCATTAAGAATGAAAAAATTGTATAATAAATCGTTGAAAAATCTTTCAGGTGGTGAATTACAAAAGGTTGCCATTTCAACATGTCTTTTACAGAAAGTTGACATTTACGCATTAGATGAACCATCAGCATTTTTAGATGTTGAAAATCGTATTGCCGTCGCTAAATTTTTGCAAAAATTTGTTCGTTCATTTGGTAGATCGGCAATTGTAATTGATCATGATTTACAACTAATGGATCTCATATCAGATAGTATCATAATCTTCAAAGGAGTCACTGGTCTAAATGGGCACTCTACATCACCCATGCCAAAGTCTAAAGGAATGAATGAATTTTTACAATCACTAGATATAACGTTTAGGCGTGATGAAAAGAGCTTGAGGCCACGCATAAATAAATCTCTTAGTAGGCTAGACAAGGAACAAAAAACCCGTAAAAATTATTATTATAAATAA
- a CDS encoding CFI-box-CTERM domain-containing protein — translation MMKLIPTISVVLLGIVFLSYGVSASDAQPPPTCGANEVIENNQCVSVFIKNATSSLSISTNASAYTVGESIALTGSIESYDGTFDITVRVFDPKNNIVNIEQLRPDPSGKFSAIIQTGTFWKSEGDYKMIANYGPYTTAETLFQFLNPTCNSDEIIQNGQCVTVPTPQPTPVVETVPKPEPKTIPEPEPEPVTQSVQCGAGTVMKDNQCVPEPTEEDKTKPGGCLVATAAYGTEFSSQVQMLRELRDNTLLETTTGSSFMTEFNKIYYSFSPAVADLERSNPILKNTIQIILTPMLSSLSLLDVVQSDSDSQILTVGVGIIILNILLYIGAPIFIIYNIRKIQTPRLAKI, via the coding sequence ATGATGAAATTAATCCCTACTATATCTGTCGTACTTTTGGGTATAGTATTTTTGTCATATGGTGTATCTGCATCCGATGCTCAGCCACCACCTACTTGTGGCGCCAATGAGGTCATTGAAAATAATCAATGTGTATCTGTATTTATCAAAAACGCTACATCTTCCTTGTCTATTTCAACTAATGCTTCTGCCTATACTGTAGGGGAAAGCATAGCGCTAACAGGCTCTATTGAATCCTATGATGGGACATTTGATATCACTGTTCGTGTATTTGATCCCAAAAATAATATTGTTAACATTGAGCAACTACGACCTGATCCATCAGGTAAGTTTTCTGCTATAATTCAAACTGGTACTTTTTGGAAATCTGAGGGAGACTATAAAATGATTGCAAATTATGGACCATACACAACAGCAGAAACTTTATTTCAATTTTTAAATCCAACATGTAATTCTGATGAAATAATTCAAAATGGACAATGTGTAACAGTACCAACACCCCAACCAACTCCTGTGGTCGAAACTGTCCCCAAACCAGAACCTAAAACTATTCCTGAACCCGAACCGGAACCTGTAACCCAATCTGTACAATGTGGTGCAGGTACTGTAATGAAAGACAATCAATGTGTTCCAGAACCTACTGAAGAGGATAAAACTAAACCAGGTGGATGTCTAGTTGCAACTGCTGCATATGGAACTGAATTTTCCTCACAAGTTCAAATGTTGCGTGAACTTCGTGACAACACATTGTTGGAAACTACTACTGGCAGTTCATTTATGACAGAATTTAACAAAATCTATTATTCATTTTCTCCTGCAGTTGCAGACTTGGAACGTTCCAATCCAATACTGAAAAATACAATTCAAATCATACTCACACCAATGCTATCTTCTCTTAGTTTGCTAGATGTAGTTCAATCCGACTCTGACTCTCAAATTTTAACCGTAGGTGTGGGTATAATTATTCTGAATATTCTACTTTACATTGGAGCGCCCATATTTATCATTTATAATATACGAAAGATACAAACTCCTAGATTGGCAAAAATATAG
- the serS gene encoding serine--tRNA ligase produces the protein MLDPSIIRDKPDKIRQMLTDRNIEFDLQKLITADKRRRELIQTVGDLRKEKNQIALDISERKKSGQDTSESITKLQKLNQELDRIEKEEVVNNKTYNTLVYAIPNLIHESVPIGADDTANMEIKKWGKPRTDKPADHVDMAVNSGWVDLVRAAKISGARFYFLKGDLVLLNQAIIKYSLDFLQGRQYTPIQPPYMINRNSMEGAVIAEDFEDVIYKIQEEDLYLIGTSEHAMAAMHADEILEGKELPLRYAGTSPCFRKEAGAHGRDQKGIFRVHQFDKIEQFVFSRPEDSWKEHERMLQIVEDFYQSLELPYRVVLLSSGDMGKISAKTYDLEAWMAGQDAYREVVSCSNCLEYQARRLKIRFRDKSNEDTQYLHTLNGTLAATSRLLVAILENFQTKDKHIDIPQVLQKYMNKKQI, from the coding sequence ATGTTGGATCCCAGTATAATACGAGACAAACCAGACAAGATTCGTCAAATGCTCACAGATAGAAATATAGAATTTGATCTGCAAAAATTGATAACTGCAGACAAGAGACGTAGGGAATTGATTCAAACGGTTGGAGATTTGAGAAAGGAGAAAAATCAGATTGCCCTAGACATATCTGAGAGAAAAAAGAGTGGGCAAGACACATCAGAATCAATTACAAAGCTACAAAAGTTAAATCAAGAATTAGACAGGATAGAAAAAGAAGAGGTAGTAAATAATAAAACATACAATACTCTAGTATACGCAATACCGAATTTAATTCACGAGTCAGTACCTATTGGAGCAGATGATACTGCAAATATGGAGATTAAAAAATGGGGAAAACCCAGAACAGATAAACCAGCAGATCATGTGGATATGGCCGTAAATTCTGGTTGGGTGGATTTAGTACGAGCTGCCAAAATATCAGGTGCAAGATTTTATTTTCTAAAAGGAGATCTAGTTTTGTTAAATCAAGCAATCATAAAGTATTCATTAGATTTTCTACAAGGCAGACAATATACACCCATACAACCTCCATACATGATTAATCGTAATTCAATGGAGGGTGCAGTTATTGCGGAAGATTTTGAAGATGTAATTTATAAAATTCAAGAAGAAGATTTATACCTGATTGGGACCTCAGAGCACGCTATGGCAGCTATGCATGCAGATGAAATACTAGAGGGCAAAGAGTTGCCACTAAGATATGCAGGTACAAGTCCATGTTTCAGAAAAGAAGCAGGAGCACATGGTAGGGATCAAAAAGGGATATTCAGGGTACATCAGTTTGACAAAATTGAACAATTTGTATTCTCAAGACCAGAAGACTCGTGGAAAGAACATGAAAGAATGTTACAGATCGTAGAGGATTTTTATCAAAGTTTAGAGTTACCATACAGAGTTGTGTTATTATCAAGTGGGGATATGGGGAAAATTTCTGCAAAAACATATGACCTAGAAGCATGGATGGCAGGACAAGACGCATATCGTGAAGTGGTTTCGTGTTCTAATTGTTTAGAGTATCAAGCAAGACGTCTTAAAATTAGATTCAGAGATAAATCGAATGAAGATACACAATACTTGCACACATTAAATGGAACACTTGCTGCAACATCTAGATTACTAGTTGCAATTCTTGAAAATTTCCAAACAAAAGATAAACACATAGACATACCACAGGTATTACAAAAATATATGAATAAAAAACAGATATGA
- a CDS encoding KEOPS complex Pcc1-like subunit: MLECKIEIVVDNIQSKDACTIIQVLEPDNVKFPKGSSMDIKNINDKLVIIFKSSKGMKNLIGSVDEVLGHIQVALGVMK, from the coding sequence ATGTTGGAATGCAAGATAGAGATAGTAGTGGATAATATACAGAGCAAAGATGCCTGTACAATAATACAGGTTTTAGAGCCAGATAATGTAAAATTCCCAAAGGGATCTAGCATGGATATAAAAAATATTAATGACAAACTAGTAATAATATTTAAAAGTTCAAAAGGTATGAAAAATTTGATAGGTAGTGTTGATGAAGTGCTAGGGCACATACAAGTTGCTTTAGGTGTGATGAAATAA
- a CDS encoding DHH family phosphoesterase, whose protein sequence is MNKGISDAASHMRDEIKDVIKDEKSILITTHNDCDGIVSGSIIAKMLQRMGASYTIRVANQFTTDTINNLAKGNHKLHIITDMASEFSSEMSSKLDKKWFIIDHHPVPKTEKDDSRLINSWKMGMDGSKEICAGGMAYLLAKEIDDTNEDLAHIAVVAALGDRQDVGQKKSLDGMNQEIVAMAEKNHTIQTKMDLLLAKSNSLPLADALSLTTQPFIEGLVWNKSACVTVIESTGIMLKDKSRWRKPSELSLEEKEKFIDVLAKFSPNTNIKGHLEGNAYTLTHEITNEPLYDAREFATMLNACGKIRGAGAGIAVCMGDRGKLYQETIKILQEYNSTIQNCVQMLSNERWRINNSDTYVMINGEGIVPDSLTGVISALLTGSHKNYSKIIMLWTDSKEGTVKFSARKPVNCTLDTNLQELFVKGISEVGGSGGGHSTAASARILKEKTRDFAEYLENHVGMQDRDSSG, encoded by the coding sequence ATGAACAAAGGAATTAGCGATGCGGCATCACATATGCGTGATGAAATAAAAGATGTTATAAAAGATGAAAAATCAATTTTAATAACTACACATAATGACTGTGACGGTATAGTATCAGGAAGTATTATTGCAAAAATGTTACAGCGTATGGGTGCATCATATACAATCAGAGTGGCAAATCAATTTACAACAGACACGATAAATAATTTAGCGAAAGGTAATCACAAATTACACATCATAACAGATATGGCAAGCGAATTTAGTTCAGAGATGAGTTCTAAATTAGATAAAAAATGGTTTATCATAGATCATCACCCAGTACCGAAAACAGAAAAGGACGACTCTAGATTGATTAATTCATGGAAGATGGGAATGGATGGTAGCAAGGAAATTTGTGCAGGAGGAATGGCATATCTACTTGCAAAAGAGATTGACGATACAAACGAGGATCTGGCACATATTGCTGTAGTAGCTGCATTAGGAGATAGACAAGATGTAGGTCAAAAAAAATCATTGGATGGAATGAATCAAGAGATTGTCGCTATGGCAGAAAAAAACCATACAATACAAACAAAGATGGATCTCTTACTTGCAAAAAGTAATTCGTTGCCACTTGCTGATGCATTATCACTTACAACTCAACCATTCATAGAAGGACTTGTGTGGAACAAGAGCGCATGTGTAACAGTAATCGAGTCTACAGGAATTATGCTGAAAGATAAAAGTAGATGGAGAAAACCATCTGAATTAAGCCTAGAAGAGAAAGAAAAATTCATAGATGTTTTAGCAAAATTCTCCCCAAATACGAATATCAAAGGACATCTAGAAGGAAATGCGTATACTCTAACACATGAAATTACAAACGAACCACTCTATGACGCTCGAGAATTTGCAACTATGCTTAACGCGTGTGGTAAGATCAGAGGTGCAGGAGCAGGCATCGCAGTTTGTATGGGGGATAGAGGCAAATTATACCAAGAAACAATAAAGATTCTTCAAGAGTATAATTCCACTATACAAAATTGTGTACAGATGTTAAGTAATGAGCGCTGGAGAATCAATAATTCAGATACATATGTGATGATAAATGGTGAAGGTATAGTTCCAGATAGTCTCACAGGGGTGATATCCGCATTATTAACTGGATCTCATAAAAATTACAGTAAAATCATAATGTTATGGACAGATAGCAAAGAGGGGACAGTAAAATTTTCTGCAAGAAAACCAGTAAATTGTACACTAGACACAAATCTACAAGAATTATTTGTAAAAGGAATTAGTGAGGTTGGAGGCTCTGGTGGAGGTCACAGTACAGCTGCTAGTGCTAGAATCTTAAAAGAGAAGACTAGAGACTTTGCAGAGTATCTTGAGAATCATGTTGGAATGCAAGATAGAGATAGTAGTGGATAA
- a CDS encoding 30S ribosomal protein S15, protein MGRVHTHRHGKSHSTRPLTIEMPSWSIPDTKGIEELIIKYAKEGMKPSQIGIKLRDQHAIPLVKITKKSMSTILEENNLKSEMPEDLDNMVTKAIGLQKHLKNNKGDNRNVRSLELVEAKVHRLSTYYKRQGRIPENWKYKSVIAQLE, encoded by the coding sequence ATGGGAAGAGTACACACTCACAGACATGGAAAATCACACTCCACACGGCCATTAACAATAGAAATGCCATCATGGAGTATACCGGATACAAAAGGAATAGAGGAGCTGATAATCAAATATGCAAAAGAAGGAATGAAGCCCAGTCAAATTGGTATAAAATTAAGAGATCAACATGCAATACCACTTGTCAAAATTACAAAGAAATCAATGTCAACAATATTAGAGGAGAATAATCTAAAATCAGAAATGCCAGAAGACCTAGACAATATGGTAACGAAAGCAATAGGTTTACAAAAACATCTAAAAAACAACAAGGGAGATAATAGAAATGTGAGATCTCTAGAACTTGTAGAGGCCAAAGTACACAGACTTTCAACATATTATAAGAGACAAGGTCGTATACCAGAAAATTGGAAATATAAATCAGTAATTGCTCAATTAGAGTAA
- a CDS encoding LamG domain-containing protein, which translates to MDVFDPDNLVSAQIGNGLNFDGVNRLEGDYLDLPNLEGSLFNNTGFTISAWANIDTFKAWSRIAEFTAFENRDGIFLTNPGTTHGTTPNLWYEVLQFANQERVIAYNVLQTGQWAYLTVVHESLGNATIYHNGISIISAAVHAPNDVTRTSNYIGKSYWPAYEYFDGKFDEFRLSSTARSADWIATEYANQNSPSTFFTISAPEDRNVAISSASTNIQGDNIIITFSENITYSVIPTTDFTLNGTSTTIDSITSNSSSITLNLSRKFLANATIAISYTKTSGEINSTQNTDITLESFVNQPVNNNVPKTPPVITSAVYQQLG; encoded by the coding sequence ATTGATGTCTTTGACCCTGATAATTTAGTATCTGCACAAATTGGTAATGGACTAAACTTTGATGGAGTAAACAGATTAGAAGGAGATTATCTTGATCTTCCCAACTTGGAAGGTAGTCTATTCAACAATACAGGCTTTACCATCTCGGCATGGGCAAATATTGATACCTTTAAAGCATGGTCTAGAATCGCTGAGTTTACCGCTTTTGAAAATCGAGACGGTATTTTCCTTACTAATCCTGGAACTACACATGGAACTACCCCGAATTTGTGGTATGAAGTGCTCCAGTTTGCCAACCAAGAGCGTGTCATAGCTTATAATGTTTTGCAGACAGGTCAATGGGCATACCTTACAGTTGTACATGAATCATTAGGTAACGCAACTATTTATCACAATGGTATCTCAATTATTAGTGCTGCTGTGCATGCACCTAATGATGTGACGAGAACATCAAACTATATCGGAAAATCCTATTGGCCAGCTTATGAATACTTTGATGGTAAATTCGATGAATTCCGACTATCCTCTACTGCTCGCTCTGCAGACTGGATTGCAACAGAGTATGCAAATCAAAACTCTCCTTCTACTTTCTTTACTATATCTGCACCTGAAGATAGAAATGTAGCGATATCTTCTGCTAGTACCAACATACAAGGTGATAACATTATAATTACTTTTAGTGAAAACATTACCTATTCGGTTATTCCTACTACTGACTTTACTCTTAATGGAACATCTACTACAATAGATAGTATAACATCAAACTCCTCTTCAATTACTCTGAATTTAAGCAGAAAGTTCTTGGCAAATGCAACCATCGCTATCTCATATACTAAAACTAGTGGTGAAATAAACTCTACTCAAAATACTGACATAACACTAGAAAGCTTTGTGAATCAACCTGTGAATAATAACGTTCCAAAAACACCACCTGTTATTACTAGTGCAGTCTACCAACAACTTGGGTAA
- a CDS encoding DUF2341 domain-containing protein, protein MGNLITLTFDETIILSNPVPSDFAFNTTYSINITGVTKTSNNIVDMTTTSILTNETIGMNYSRSVTSNGITDTNGTYLEDFVNIVVANNIIQTPPVITSASTDLIGSVITLTFNESVTLNNPSPSDFTFNKTSFTASGFTSTSSNVIDLSINGIIPSGQNFTLSYNNTGDIRTTINDQNGTALAFVNGLLVHNLILPYLEFTSFNTSTFGDSIILTFANNITLTGVSESNFTITTNGTTTIPSSITAIANTLVLNLIDNILFNQTVALTYVQGSGVINDTVPLVLNPFSLLTINNNVIAGNLQSDWNTRQKITINSNQITTTLQNFTLLVSISDSTLSDSAVLPNGADIIFTGSDGFTILEHEIESFTNDATTGTLVAWVRLPTLSSTSDTILYMYYNVSSAATIIHDNVWDSDYEIIYHMDQSTFGAQSTLDSSGNDCHATQLYTGFERTVPDSVSAQIGNGLNFDGSSLGLEGIYLDLPNLASSLFYNTDFTISAWANINAFRSWAKIVDFGNGQDDNNILIATPVNTANLIYSMRQGNNPQNITAE, encoded by the coding sequence TTGGGTAATCTAATTACTCTAACATTTGATGAGACTATAATACTATCAAACCCAGTACCATCAGACTTTGCCTTCAACACTACATATTCTATAAATATAACTGGAGTTACCAAGACTAGTAATAATATAGTTGATATGACAACAACCAGTATTTTAACAAATGAAACCATTGGAATGAATTACTCTAGATCTGTGACATCAAATGGAATCACAGATACAAACGGCACTTATCTTGAAGATTTTGTCAATATCGTTGTAGCAAATAATATTATCCAAACACCACCTGTTATTACTAGTGCTTCCACTGATTTAATTGGAAGTGTTATCACTCTGACATTTAATGAATCTGTCACACTGAATAATCCATCACCTTCTGACTTTACTTTTAACAAAACTAGTTTTACTGCTTCCGGTTTCACTTCTACTAGTAGTAATGTAATTGATCTAAGTATTAACGGTATAATACCTAGTGGACAAAACTTTACACTATCTTACAACAATACTGGTGATATCCGTACTACCATTAATGATCAAAACGGTACTGCCCTAGCATTTGTTAATGGCCTACTTGTTCATAATCTTATACTTCCATATTTGGAGTTTACATCATTCAATACTAGTACCTTTGGTGACTCGATAATTCTTACCTTTGCTAATAATATTACTCTGACTGGTGTATCTGAATCAAACTTTACGATAACTACCAATGGTACTACCACTATTCCTTCAAGCATTACTGCAATTGCTAACACTCTAGTTCTTAATCTTATCGACAATATCTTGTTTAATCAAACCGTTGCTCTAACATATGTACAGGGATCAGGTGTGATAAATGATACTGTACCATTGGTGCTAAATCCCTTTTCATTACTAACTATAAACAATAATGTTATCGCTGGTAACTTACAATCTGATTGGAATACTAGACAGAAAATTACTATTAATAGTAACCAAATAACTACAACTCTTCAAAACTTTACCCTTCTAGTAAGTATCTCTGATTCTACTTTGAGCGATTCAGCTGTTCTACCTAACGGTGCTGATATTATTTTCACTGGCAGTGATGGATTTACTATATTAGAGCATGAAATTGAGTCATTTACTAATGATGCTACTACCGGTACTCTAGTAGCTTGGGTTCGTCTACCTACTTTGAGCAGTACCAGTGATACCATACTCTACATGTATTATAATGTCTCATCAGCGGCAACTATTATACATGATAATGTTTGGGATTCAGACTATGAAATAATTTATCACATGGATCAATCCACTTTTGGTGCACAATCTACCCTAGACTCATCAGGGAATGATTGTCATGCAACACAACTATATACAGGCTTTGAACGCACTGTGCCTGATTCAGTATCTGCACAAATTGGTAATGGACTAAACTTTGATGGAAGCAGTTTAGGACTTGAAGGAATTTATCTTGATCTTCCAAACTTGGCAAGTAGTCTATTCTACAATACAGACTTTACCATCTCGGCATGGGCAAATATTAATGCCTTTAGAAGTTGGGCTAAAATCGTTGATTTTGGCAATGGTCAGGATGATAACAATATTCTAATTGCTACCCCTGTAAATACCGCGAATTTGATATATAGTATGCGACAGGGTAACAACCCTCAGAATATCACAGCTGAGTAA